Within Syntrophorhabdaceae bacterium, the genomic segment GTGCTCCTCGGGATACTTGCTCTTATGAGTGCAGAGGTGTTCTTCCGTTACCTGTTTAACAAGCCTATCCTTGGAACCGTGGAAATTAGTTCCTATCTGCTAGTTATCTTTTGTTTTACAGGTATTGCCTTTGTGCAGTCCCAAAAGGGGCATATTCACATTGAACTGGTGACACAGAAACTCCCGGACAGTCTCCAGCGTATCCTGAGGATCATCACCCTCATACTTTCATTGGCTACCTTTATCGTCATTACCTGGCAAATGGCGATAGCCTTCTGGAAATCCTGGGAGATGCAGGAGGTGAGGTGGGGTGCGTTACCTTTACCTGTGTGGCCGGTTAAGTTTATGATTGCCTTTGGTTCTTTCACTCTTTGTCTCCAGCTTGTCTTGAATATTGTTGACGAAATCAAAAATAAAATTACGCTGCCGGGAAGGAGTAACTGATGGATCCCCTCTATATTGCTGT encodes:
- a CDS encoding TRAP transporter small permease, whose protein sequence is MRKFIYYLGVFSGIVLLGILALMSAEVFFRYLFNKPILGTVEISSYLLVIFCFTGIAFVQSQKGHIHIELVTQKLPDSLQRILRIITLILSLATFIVITWQMAIAFWKSWEMQEVRWGALPLPVWPVKFMIAFGSFTLCLQLVLNIVDEIKNKITLPGRSN